The Pocillopora verrucosa isolate sample1 chromosome 14, ASM3666991v2, whole genome shotgun sequence genome has a segment encoding these proteins:
- the LOC131773828 gene encoding uncharacterized protein gives MRTKTKMQFSVGFVVLSCCAAVLRFHPTQGKKRSFEVLIKHQGKMFKEVVEIDVKGKTETFHVPLQGDLEAAEIINDFRKKLMMISLPQKQMCFLTKLTGRVPRPTKMAKSFRKATMDGKEFPLEKLTITMETKELIYDLGDLSYAMRKMCEGFPIYHSEPAKDTISISAVADEDRISGDNRKPIHRRSCSSSVCSTYQYCYLTCASSTCMVCKEMQTCMPIDC, from the exons ATGAGAACGAAAACGAAAATGCAATTCTCAGTGGGCTTCGTAGTTCTTTCTTGTTGTGCAGCAGTTTTGCGA tttcATCCCACACAGGGGAAGAAAAGATCATTCGAAGTACTGATCAAACATCAAGGCAAAATGTTCAAGGAGGTTGTGGAAATCGATGTTAAAGGGAAAACGGAAACATTTCACGTTCCATTGCAAGGTGACCTTGAAGCAGCGGAAATCATTAATGATTTTCGTAAG AAATTGATGATGATCAGCTTACCACAGAAACAAATGTGCTTTTTGACAAAGCTCACTGGCAGAGTGCCACGCCCTACCAAGATGGCCAAATCCTTTAGAAAG GCAACAATGGATGGTAAGGAATTTCCATTGGAGAAATTGACAATTACCATGGAAACTAAAGAGTTGATATATGACCTGGGTGATCTTAGCTACGCCATGAGGAAAATGTGTGAAGGTTTTCCTATTTACCACAGCGAACCTGCTAAAGATACTATTTCCATCTCAGCAGTTGCTGACGAAG ACAGGATTTCAGGTGACAATAGAAAGCCTATCCATCGGCGTTCTTGCTCCAGCTCTGTTTGTTCCACCTATCAATACTGTTACTTGACCTGTGCCTCGTCAACATGCATGGTGTGCAAAGAAATGCAAACTTGCATGCCTATTGATTGTTAA
- the LOC131773829 gene encoding EF-hand calcium-binding domain-containing protein 10: MANKENDAQEYVKKHCIMELFENLTAQLIYERPEDPKAYMKQFLEKLRDARTMQRNYPCIFDDSNVRSLFGMLDVTGKGFITYEQYKQGLETMGVKKFDRDPPGGDMDRISAETFLKEARQGLAQASATFSL, translated from the exons ATGGCGAACAAGGAGAACGATGCGCAAGAATACGTTAAAAAGCATTGTATTATGGAACTATTTGAGAACTTAACTGCACAGTTGATCTATGAAAGACCAG AGGACCCGAAGGCTTACATGAAACAATTCTTGGAGAAGTTAAGAGATGCAAGAACAATGCAGAGAAACTACCCGTGCATATTTGATGACAGTAACGTAAGATCGTTGTTTGGAATGCTCGATGTTACAGGAAAAGGCTTTATTACATATGAACAGTACAAACAAg gACTTGAAACAATGGGTGTGAAAAAGTTTGATAGAGACCCTCCTGGTGGTGATATGGACAGAATCAGTGCAGAGACATTTTTGAAAGAGGC gcgaCAAGGACTTGCTCAGGCATCTGCAACATTCTCTTTGTAG
- the LOC131773822 gene encoding histone-lysine N-methyltransferase SETMAR-like → MVVITEDISLGRENVKVSVVNELDDSIPTEFGYTPVCISGPNVSEAFNSPFYPGCGCHQTMCTRDKCPCIQSYGPSYNEDGCLQIFNRLTEFCQPVFECNSRCSCSKSCQNRVVQNGQHLQLQVFKTKLKGWGLRTLENIEKFTFVCEYAGELISIKEAKMRAQELTHETGNYLIVLREHSSNDNQILRTHVDARFHGGASRFINHSCNPNLVMVPVRVDSIVPQLALFAARNIDIGEELSFDYSGEFDHWHSHEIKVEVHELKSLQEQGKEPKSCQCGALNCRGYLPFDSSLYSSESHLPIRPGNS, encoded by the exons atggttGTCATAACAGAGGACATATCGCTGGGAAGGGAGAATGTTAAAGTTTCAGTGGTAAATGAACTTGATGACAGCATACCTACCGAATTTGGG TATACTCCAGTATGCATCAGTGGGCCAAATGTTAGTGAGGCATTTAATTCTCCATTTTATCCTGGATGTGGATGTCATCAGACAATGTGCACAAGAGACAAATGCCCCTGCATACAGAGTTATGGACCATCTTACAATGAAGATGGATGCCTTCAAATCTTCAATCGACTAACTG AGTTTTGCCAACCAGTGTTTGAATGCAACAGTCGCTGTTCTTGCTCCAAATCTTGTCAGAACAGAGTGGTTCAGAACGGACAACATCTTCAACTTCAAGTTTTTAAAACCAAACTCAAAGGATGGGGCTTAAGGACTTTGGAAAACATCGAAAAATTTACTTTTGTGTGTGAATATGCTGGTGAACTTATTTCAATCAAAGAAGCTAAAATGCGGGCTCAGGAATTGACTCACGAAACTGGGAATTATTTGATTGTTCTAAGAGAACACAGTTCGAATGACAACCAAATTCTAAGAACTCATGTTGATGCTCGTTTCCACGGTGGTGCGTCACGGTTTATCAATCATTCATGCAACCCTAATCTGGTAATGGTACCAGTGAGAGTTGATTCCATTGTTCCACAACTGGCTCTCTTTGCAGCTAGAAATATAGACATTGGAGAGGAACTCTCCTTTGACTATTCAGGGGAATTTGATCACTGGCACTCACATGAAATAAAAGTTGAAGTGCATGAATTGAAATCTCTACAAGAACAAGGTAAGGAGCCAAAAAGTTGTCAATGTGGTGCACTGAACTGCAGAGGTTATCTTCCCTTTGATTCTTCTCTGTATTCCTCTGAAAGCCACCTGCCAATCAGACCAGGGAATAGCTAA
- the LOC131773843 gene encoding zinc metalloproteinase nas-6-like, translated as MHALGFFHEHSRTDRDDYIMVLWWNIEPGFEKNFESYGPERLDSVGEPYDFDSLMHYDNQAFSKNGQNTLESLADPNRSLGNMDDFRKIDIKQLLKSYPCKAWDKKPKDKKKERSPESKCLDVYQNRCKYFASYDGYCQHWKSFMKKWCPYSCGYCKTESPDKRLNIYGKEKMTQSERLTG; from the exons ATGCATGCTCTGGGATTCTTTCACGAACACTCTCGCACTGACAGGGACGACTATATCATGGTTCTATGGTGGAACATTGAGCCAG GATTCGAAAAGAATTTCGAAAGTTACGGCCCTGAACGACTTGACAGTGTCGGAGAACCGTACGACTTCGACAGTCTTATGCACTACGATAACCAAGCTTTCAGCAAGAACGGCCAAAACACACTGGAGTCTTTAGCGGATCCCAACAGATCCTTGGGGAATATGGATGATTTTCGCAAAATTGACATAAAACAGCTGTTAAAGAGTTACCCCTGCAAGGCTTGGGATAAGAAaccaaaagacaagaaaaaggaGAGATCACCAGAGA GTAAATGCCTTGATGTCTATCAAaacagatgtaaatatttcgCATCTTACGATGGATATTGCCAACATTGGAAGTCGTTCATGAAAAAGTGGTGTCCCTATTCCTGTGGCTACTGTAAAACAGAGTCGCCTG ATAAAAGGCTGAATATATATGGAAAGGAGAAAATGACACAAAGTGAAAGGCTCACTGGTTAG